The DNA segment GGCAGGGAAGCCATACCCGTGCAGATAGACCGCGTCGATGTCGGACGCGCGGGCCGCAATGCCTTCATCGAGAACGGCGGCGCCCTCGTTCACCAACGCATAGATCAGCCGCTCGACAATTTCCTGGCCGCTGAAGCGCCTCGGCACCACACCGCGTTCCTTCCAGTACGCCTCCAGCATGGCCCGCGTGCGCGCCGACGGCAGCGCCTTGCGTTGACCCGCTTCATAGTCGTACCAGCCGGTGCCGGTCTTCTGGCCGAAGTGGCCAGCCTCGCAAAGGCGATCCCCAAGTTCGAAACGGGGCTGCGACGGATCTTCGGCGTAGTGGCGTTTTCGGATAGCCCAACCGATGTCGTTGCCGGCAAGGTCTGCCATCCGGAAGGGACCCATCGCGAGCCCAAATTCCTCGATGGCGCGGTCTACCTGTTCGGGGAACGCGCCCTGCTCCAGCAGTTCGCCGGCGCGCCGGGTGTACTTGGCCAGCATGCGGTTGCCGATGAAGCCGTCACAAACGCCCGACACGACCGGCACCTTGCCTATACGTCGGGCCAGGCGCATTGCGGTCTGCAGTACGTCCGGTGCCGTCTTGGCGCCGCGCACGACCTCCAGCAGGCGCATCACGTTGGCCGGGCTGAAGAAGTGCAAACCAACCACGTCCTGGGGGCGCCTCGTTTCAGCGGCGATACGGTCGACGTCTAGCATCGACGTATTGGTCGCCAGAATCGCGCCAGGGCGGGCGATTTCATCGAGCGCGCGGAACATGCGCAGCTTGACGTCCATGTCTTCGTAGATGGCCTCGATTACAAGGTCACAAGCGGCGACCCTGCCCAAGTCCACGGTCGGCTGCAGCAGCGCCATACGCGCCTCGACCACCTCGGCTCGCAGCTTGCCCTTCTTAAGGCTTGCCTCGTAGTTACGGCGAATTGCCGCGGCACCCTTCTGTACAACCTCATCGGAGATGTCCAGCAGCACGACGGGAATTCCCGCACTGAGGAAGTTCATTGCAATCCCGCTGCCCATGAGGCCCGCCCCCACGACGGCTACCTTGTTCACCGCGCGCTCGGGCACCGAATCGGGCACGTCCGCCAACTTGGCCGCCGCCCGTTCCGAGAAGAACGCGTGGCGCAGCGATTTCGAGACGGGGCCATTCATCAGCTCAAGGAAGAGGCGGCGTTCCAGCGCCAAGCCCTCGTCGAAGGGCAGCTTGAAGCTGGCCTCAATGGCGTCCAGACAGCGCAGCGGCGCTTGAAGATTCTTGTAGCGGGCGGCGACGGCCGGACGCGCTACCGCCAGGTAGCCCTCCGGGGTTGGATGGCGGATAGTCAGATCACGTACCCTGGGATGCGGGCCCGGGCGTGCCGCGACTTCCTGCGCGAAGGCCACGGCGGCAGTGACCACGTCACCTTCCACGAGGCGGTCGAACAGGCCGGTGTCGGCCAGCGCCTCGGAAGGGATGGACGTTCCGTGCACAATCATGTTGGTGGCCGCCTCCAAGCCAATCAGGCGCGGCAACCGCTGGGTGCCGCCGGCGCCCGGCAGCAATCCCATCGTCACTTCCGACAGTGCAATGCGCGCCTTCGGCACGGCGACGCGGTAATGGCATGCCAACGCCAGTTCGAGCCCTCCGCCCATCGCCACCGAGTGAACGGCGGCGACTACGAGCTTGATACTGTTCTCAATGGCCACTAGCACTGTGTTGAGGCCCGGTTCGCGCCAGGCTTCCGGCGAATTGAATTCGCGCATGTCGGCACCGCCGGAGAAGGCTTTGCCCGCGCCGGTCAGAACGATGGCGCGGACGTTGTCATCGGCCGCGGCACGGTCGATGCCGTCGATGATGCCAACGCGCACGTCGTAGCCCAGTCCGTTGACGGGCGGGTTGGCAATCGAGATGACGGCGACGTCATGGATGACTGTGTACTGGATGCTCATGGAAGGTTCTTTACAGATCGGGGTAGCAGATGGGACTGTCTGGCCGCGCGGCTCAGGTGCGAGCAGCCGCCCTGACCGGCGCGCGTTCCAGGAAGCGCCGGAGAATCTCCTGCGTTTCGGGCGACTGGCGCAGGGAGTCGAATACAACCATTTCGCGCTGGAGGCTGGTTTTCACGAGCGCCTCGGTTGCCTCGCGCATCAGGCCGCGAGTCGCCATAAGTGCCTGGCGTGGCTTTGCGGCCAGGCACTTTGCAATCGACAGTGCCGCTTCGGCCACTGTCTCCAGCGGTTCCACGCAATTGACAAGTCCTGCCCGATGCGCCTCGGCGGCGGGAATGGTCGCACCGAGGAGTAGCCATTCCGCCGCCTTGTTCCGGCCCACTACTTGCTGGAGCAGCAGCGTGGAAGCGAATTCCGGGCACAGGCCCAGGTCAACGAACGGGAAGCGGATACGGGCATCGTCGGAGGCGACGACGTAGTCGCAATGGAGCAGTATGGTCGCCCCGATGCCGACGGCGTGCCCGCACACGCAGGCAACCATGGGCTTGTGCAGCGCGATGACCGCGCGCAGGAAACGCCCGGCGGGGGATTCCTCGGGCCCGGACGTCTGCCCATTCACGAACAGGCTGATGTCGTTGCCGCTGGTAAAGTTGCCACCCTCGCCCTGGAGCAGTACGGCGCGCACGTCGTCCCGACGGTCCGCCTCAGCGATGGCATCGGCAAGCGCCGTGTAAATCTGCGCAGTAAGCGCATTCTTCTTCGCCGGCCGGTTGATTGTCACGACCAGCACGCCGTCGTCCATGTGCAGCAGCACGTCTGCCGTCATCGTTCTCTCCTTCGGTCCAACCCCGGTGGAGTTGTGTCGTTGAGGAGAGTTTGGACGTCGGGCGCTGATTTGGCTGTCGGAATTGACTCTGCTGCTTGTCAGCGTTTTCTGAAGTTAAGACCCCGGTGGTGCAGTGGCTCAGTCAATCAGTCGATGCTCGACGGCATAGCGCGCCAGCTCGGCGTTGCTGGTGATGCCAAGCTTCTTCAGGATGCGTGACCGATAGGTGCTCACGGTCTTTACGCTCAGGAACATCTGCCGGCCAATCTCAGTCAATCGGATGCCCCGTACAATCAGCAGCATGATCTCGTATTCACGGGACGACAGCTGTTCATGCGGTGTTTTGTCAGCAACGCGGTCGAAGCCATCGAGCAGACAATTCGCAACGGAAGGCGCTATGTAGCGCTTGCCCTGCGCTACCTTGTGGATTGAATCAACCAACTCCATGGCATCCATGTCTTTGGTGACATAGCCGGATGCTCCCGCCTGGAACGCTCGCAGCGCATACTGCTCGGCCGGGTACATGCTCAGGACGATTACCGGCATTGTTGGCCTCTCGGCCCGTAGCGTGGGTAGCATTTCCAGGCCACTGCGGCCGGGCATGTTCACGTCGAGTAACGCAACATCGAACGGCTGCTCTCGCACGCGGCCCAGCGCCTCCGACGCATCACCGGCCTCGGCAATCACATCGAATCCGTCCTGCTCTGCCAGCAGGCGTTTGAGACCCTCTCTGAAGATTGTGTGGTCGTCTATCAGCAGCAGGCGAATCATGACCTATCCTTTCTCACAGTTGGCGCGCGACAGCATTGGAACGCCTAGTCTCACGCGCGCCCCGGAGCGGGGTCCGGGATCCAGAACCAGCGTCCCGTGCAGCTCGCGCGCCCTCTCCCGCATGCCCAAAAGGCCGAGATGTCCCTCGGAAGCACCGCAATTCACTTCGAACCCTAGTCCGTTGTCCGCGATTTCAAGCTCTAGCCGGTCAGCCGCCCAATCTAGGCTGACCGTCACTTCGGTCGCCTTGGAATGCCGCGCCACGTTCGTCATGGCTTCCTGAAATATGCGGTAAATGCCAATCTCTCGATTGCGGTCCAAGCACTGCCCCGGGCCCGTAGTATGGAATCGCGTTGCGATTCCATAGCGCCGCTCGAAGCGGTTCAAATCCAACGAAAGCGTGTCGCATAAGCCCAGATGGTCCAGAGCCCCCGGGCGAAGGCCTTCTGAAACCGTGCGCACCGCCTCGATAGTTTCTTGTGTGAGCTGAAGGGTCTGAGCTGCCGTGAGAGCCAGTAAGGCGAGCGAAGACGAAGCGTCGCCGCCGCGTCTCTTCCCCGACTCGCGACAGCGGTCCAGTGCCTCGATGCCCCGTGACAGCCTCGACAGGTCGAACTTAATTGCAGTAAGCATGCCGCCAATCACATCGTGCAGTTCGCGCGCCACGCGGTTGCGCTCGTTCTCCCTTACGTTGTTGGCGCTAGCCACGAGTTCCTGCAATCGCTCGCTGGCGTCGACCAGGTCGGCGCGCTGCCGCTCTCGCTCGGTGATATCGATGCTGACGCCGAAAATCGCCGGTCGACCGTGAACATTCACGCGGGTGCCGTGAATTTCGAAGCAACCGGGATTGCGGGACGATGTCCTCCGAATGACAAACACTTCGGTCTGCGCGATACCCTTGATTCTCTGGTGATACTGAGCCATCAGGTCCGCGCGCTGAGAAGGATTGGCCACGTCGCGTAGCCTGGCACCAATGAGACGCTCCCGCTTCAGACCACACATGCGTGCGAACGTCTCGTTCACGTACCGGAACCTTCCGTCCTGGAGGATATAGATGCCAACGATGGACTGCTCCACGATGCCCTTGAAAGGGATTTCATAGTCGTCAAGGCCAACGTCGCCCAGTTCAACGTTCGTGTCACGCATGACATCCGCCCTTCTAAATGATGCTTGTCATGCAGGAGGATGACAAGCACAATGTATAAAGTCAAGAGAACGATGGAGGTATGACGCATGGGTCATTCTCAAGCAGACAAGATGCGCAGCAGGGAGCGAATCCTTAGTGAAGCGGCGGAGCAAATCCGGGACGGCGGGCTGGAATCCGTCAGCGTTGGCAAGTTGATGCGCCGCGCCAATCTGACCCACGGCGGGTTCTATGGACATTTCGCATCACGGGCGGACCTGCTCGCCCATGCGTTGGAGCGTGCGCTAGACGATGGAGCGGCCGCATTCGAAGCGAAGAAAGGCAGTACACATCCCGACTATGCCGCAACTGTCAAAAGCTATCTGAGCCGCAAACATCGGGATTCACGTACCACGGGTTGTGCAATCGCGGCCTTGGCCGGTGACGTAGCGCGAGCCGAAGAACCCGTGCGCGAAGTGATGTCGGCCCATATCGAACAGTTCGTCGCACGCATAGACAAGGCGCTTGGTGGCGACCCCGAGAAGGCCCTGTTCGCGGTCAGCGCGCTGATTGGCGCACTGGTGGTGTCGCGGGTAATGGCAGACGAGAAGCACTCGGATGCCGTACTGGCTGCCGCCAAGCGGGAATTGCTCGCACTGGAAGAGAATTGCTGAGGAAAGTCGGCTTCGTCAGGATGCTTCAGTAGGTCGTCTGAGCGTGCCTGAGGGCGCCAGATGGTAAGACGCGGTGGCTCGCCTCTACCGGCACCTCAATGCCATGACGGCCGAAGATTCCCCTCAGAACCGAATGCCGGAATTCCACCGGATAACCCAGGAACAGGTGGTCATGCTGAACACCCAGAGCAAAGCTGAAAACCTCGAACACTAGGTGTTGAACATCAACACTCGGGTTGATTTCCCCTACATGCGCGGCGTCCTTTAGCTGCAAAGCCAACAGGCCACGCCAGGTGGTTACCGCCTGTGCCACGCTAAGACTGACAGCGTTCTCTGCTCGCCCAGCCAATTCGCTGCCGGCGCGCAGGATGAGGCAACCACCGCGCAATACATAGTCGCCGAGCCAGACGTCCAGCATGCGTACTAGCCGGCGTAAGCCTTTTGGCGCTTGCGCGGCAGCCTTTATCACGTCGGCCGAGAGAGCCTCAGCGTAAGTAAGGACGGCCTCTGCGAGAAGCTCGCTGCGGGATTCGAAGTGCTGGTAGATGCAGCTCTTCGACACGCCGATCTCTTCACCAAGGTCGCTAATCGAGAAGCTATCGAGGCCTCCACGCCGTGAGAGAGAAATAGCTGCGCCCAAGACTGCTCTGCGTGACGACCGGGATTCGCGCCTAGGCATGATTGTCCTCATAGACGGTGGTTACCGTAGCAATCTTGACCTCTTCCCGCAACATATCAATTTCAACGTGTTGCAAGACGCCAAACTGCTCGTCGCGCAGCAGGGACATTGTCAAAGGCCCCGACAAGCTCCCGCGCTCTGCGTTGTCGAAGTAGCGCACCGCGCACCATACTGGATTCGATGCAGCTGCCGTGTGCGAACGGCCATACGAGTCGCATATTCGAGCTATCGCGAGAAACTGCCCAAGGCCATCGTCAATCATTGTCGATGCCGCTCGCATTCCGCTGCGCCATGGCACATAGCTGGACGACGGGAGTTCGGCATCCAAAACCACAAGCGCGCGGCCAACAATGTCTCCCTCTTGCCTAACTTCGGCTAGCCATCGTTGCTGCCGGCCGTCTGCATGCCGCAGGCTTGCCTCGAGGTCGTATCTGCCTGATCGCAACGGCTTGTCAATGTAAGCCGTCAGCAAAACCGGGGCGGCGGAGCCGCATGTTGAATCCAGCACGGCACCGAGTAGCAACTCCACAAGGCCGGGCTGCTCATCAACAGTGGATGCCATCTGTCCTTGCTGCGCAACGAAAGATGAGTCCAACATCGCTTGTGGAGTAATCCGTGCGAAATCCATGTCTCTCTCCTGTCCTGTCGGCGGCGCCGCCATGGCGCAAATCACTGGTGACTATAGCCAGCAGCCGTGCACCTGTGCGAAGGATGGAAAAATAGGGAAAAATCTGACACCGACTCGCCGTCGGGGAGTTCCGCCGAAAGCCGGAGACGATCGCCATCTCCTTCTTGCGGTCGATGATCTTCAGAAAGCCCTTGTCGTCGAAGATGCCGAGATCGCCGGTGCGGAAGTAGCCGTCAGCGGTGAACGATTTTCGCGTTTGCTTCGAGATTCTTCCAGTATCCTGACATCATCTGCGGTCCCTTGACGCAGATCTCGCCAACCTCACCAATGCGAACCTCGCTATCGTTGTCGTCAAGAAGCTTGACGTCTGTGTAAGGTACCGGTAAAGCCGCTAACGGTATGCGGTTTGAGTGAGACGACAGGCGAGGTTTCCGACAACCCATAGCCCTCGCGAATGAAGTTTCCGGTTACCGACTCCCACCGATCTGAGATAGTGTCGATCACCGCTGCCCCACCGCCGGCGGAAAGCTTCAATCTTGACCAGTTCCCCCTCAATCGTGGATGGGCGACTAACCCGGTGTACAGCGTGTTGACACCGGTGAACACTGTCGGCCGCACAGCCTTCAGCACGTCGATGCAGCCATCGATATTTCGCGCGTTGGCCACGAGCCAGTTCTCGGCGTCGACAGAGAAGTCGGTCAGGAAGTTCACCATGAGGGCGAAGATCTGGTACAGCGGGATCACAGTCGCAACTACCTCCTCGCCGAACTGCAGCACATCAGGCATGAAGACCTAGAACCGCTCGATGTTTGCGATGAGATAGCGGTGCGACAAAGCCGCGCCCTTCGGGGTAATCGTACGATTACGCCATGGACGAAACCTACATCCTGGTCAAAGGCCGGTGGACGTACCTCTACAGGGCCGTGGACAAGTCCGGCAAGACCATTGACTTCCTGCCGCGCGCTCGTCGTGATACCGCCGCCGCTCGCCGCTTCTTCGAGAAGGCCATCGCCCAGAACGGGGTGCCGCAGACTGTCACGGTGGACAAGAGTGGTGCGAACCTGGCGGCCCTGCAGGCGATCAACGCCGAGCGGGAAACGCCCATCAAGATCCGGCAAAACAAGTACCAGAACAATCTCGTCGAGCAGGACCATCGATCCATCAAACGCCGGGTCAGGCCGATGCTGGGATTCCAGACCTTTCTCTGCGCGCGCATCATCCTGGGCGGCATTGAGACCATGCGCATGATCCGTAAGGGGCAGATGGCTACCTCAAAGAGGAGCAATCCGTCCGCGGCCGAGCAATTCTACTCGCTGGTCGCATAAGCGCTTGCTACTCGGACACCGCCGGCTGCACCTACACCCTTATCGCGACGGAACCCCGGACCGGGCTGGGCAGCGCTCAACGCGGCGTGCGCAACTCCATGATGTCGCGAGCCTCGGCAGGCGTGGCAACAGACATGCCCAGGTACTCGATGATCGTGCGCGCCCGCTCCACGAGCTGCCCGTTGGTCGCAAAGACGCCGCGGCTCAGGTACAGGTTATCTTCCAGCCCCACCCGGACATTGCCGCCGAGCAGCGCGGACTGCGCCACCATCGGCATCTCGTCGCGGGCGATGCCGAACGCCGCCCATTGCGCGTTAGCCGGAATCAGGCTGCGTTGATAGATCATGGTCTCCGTAGTGGCTGGCGCGCCCCACAGCACGCCCAGCACCATCTGGAACAGTGGCACTCCATTAATCAGGCCGTCCGCAATCATTGAATTGCCGAACAGGATGTCGCCCGCGCTGAATACTTCGAGCTCCGGCTTCACTCCCAGCTCCTGAAACCTCTTGGCCATTGCCCGCAAAGTGCGGGTGGTGTTCAGGTAAACGAACTCGAGTTTGCCTTCCACCTGGTTGCCGGTCGTGATATCCAGCGACGCAATCTCCGGCAGGCACAGCTCGAGATGGCGAACACGTTCCGCAACCGGAATTACATCGCTGTCCGGCAATGCACGCGACTCGTCCTCCGGGTCGGGAAGCAGGAAAGCGCCCAGGCCGCAGGTGAGATTCAGCACGATATCGGTTCCAGACGCGCGCACGCGGTCAACCACCTCTTTGAAGAGTGCCGGATCGCGGCTGCCCGCACCTGTATCCGGATCGCGCACATGAATGTGCGCCACGGAAGCGCCGGCCTTCGCCGCTTCCACGCAGGCGTCGGCAATCTGGACCGGCGTGACCGGCATAGCGGGGTGCTTGCGGTTGAAAGGTGCGTTGCCTGTGACCGCGCAGGTCAGAATGACTTTTCGTGACATGTTCAGATTTCCCATTCGACATTGCCGCTGACGGCAATGAGTTCGCCCGTGATCTTCGATGCTGCGCCGGAAGCCAGAAACAACACCGTTTGCGCGAGATCGTCTGGCTGCACCTTGCAGCGCAACGAGATGTATTTCAGATAATCTGCTTCGACGTCCGCCGCGCTGCGGCCGCTTTCGTGCGCGATGCCGGCGACGATCCGGCCCATGCGCTCGTTGTCGATCATGCCGGGAAGGATCGCATTGCAGCGCACATTGAACGGCCCCAGTTCCCGGGCAGCATTCAACGTAAGCGATTCGACCGCCGCCTTGGAGACGACATAGGGCGTTCGCATCGGCAGGCGCGTGCGCGTCGATCCCGTGGAGAAATTGATGATCACGCCATGCCGATTGCGCTTCATCGACGGCACGACCCGCTTCATGAACTGGAACATGGCGCCGACATTCACCTCCATCGTGTCGCGCCAATCATCATCGGAGATGTCCTCAAGCGCGGCCCGGGGGCCAGCGATGCCGACATTGTTGACTAGCACCGACACGTCGCCGAACACGCGTTCCGCGTCCTGCACCACACGGGCGACGCCAGCAGGATCTCCAACGTTGGCGACCGTACCCGTCATGCCGGGATTGGCCGCGAGCGTGGCCTCGAGCGCGTCGGCACGAACGTCGCAAATATGCACGCGCGCGCCGCTTGCCCGGAACTGCTCTGCAATGACGCG comes from the Cupriavidus basilensis genome and includes:
- a CDS encoding 3-hydroxyacyl-CoA dehydrogenase NAD-binding domain-containing protein — encoded protein: MSIQYTVIHDVAVISIANPPVNGLGYDVRVGIIDGIDRAAADDNVRAIVLTGAGKAFSGGADMREFNSPEAWREPGLNTVLVAIENSIKLVVAAVHSVAMGGGLELALACHYRVAVPKARIALSEVTMGLLPGAGGTQRLPRLIGLEAATNMIVHGTSIPSEALADTGLFDRLVEGDVVTAAVAFAQEVAARPGPHPRVRDLTIRHPTPEGYLAVARPAVAARYKNLQAPLRCLDAIEASFKLPFDEGLALERRLFLELMNGPVSKSLRHAFFSERAAAKLADVPDSVPERAVNKVAVVGAGLMGSGIAMNFLSAGIPVVLLDISDEVVQKGAAAIRRNYEASLKKGKLRAEVVEARMALLQPTVDLGRVAACDLVIEAIYEDMDVKLRMFRALDEIARPGAILATNTSMLDVDRIAAETRRPQDVVGLHFFSPANVMRLLEVVRGAKTAPDVLQTAMRLARRIGKVPVVSGVCDGFIGNRMLAKYTRRAGELLEQGAFPEQVDRAIEEFGLAMGPFRMADLAGNDIGWAIRKRHYAEDPSQPRFELGDRLCEAGHFGQKTGTGWYDYEAGQRKALPSARTRAMLEAYWKERGVVPRRFSGQEIVERLIYALVNEGAAVLDEGIAARASDIDAVYLHGYGFPAWRGGPMFYADTVGVTNVRRTLRALSAKDPSWKPAALIEQLADKGRTFNA
- a CDS encoding enoyl-CoA hydratase, whose translation is MTADVLLHMDDGVLVVTINRPAKKNALTAQIYTALADAIAEADRRDDVRAVLLQGEGGNFTSGNDISLFVNGQTSGPEESPAGRFLRAVIALHKPMVACVCGHAVGIGATILLHCDYVVASDDARIRFPFVDLGLCPEFASTLLLQQVVGRNKAAEWLLLGATIPAAEAHRAGLVNCVEPLETVAEAALSIAKCLAAKPRQALMATRGLMREATEALVKTSLQREMVVFDSLRQSPETQEILRRFLERAPVRAAART
- a CDS encoding response regulator transcription factor, yielding MIRLLLIDDHTIFREGLKRLLAEQDGFDVIAEAGDASEALGRVREQPFDVALLDVNMPGRSGLEMLPTLRAERPTMPVIVLSMYPAEQYALRAFQAGASGYVTKDMDAMELVDSIHKVAQGKRYIAPSVANCLLDGFDRVADKTPHEQLSSREYEIMLLIVRGIRLTEIGRQMFLSVKTVSTYRSRILKKLGITSNAELARYAVEHRLID
- a CDS encoding PAS domain S-box protein gives rise to the protein MRDTNVELGDVGLDDYEIPFKGIVEQSIVGIYILQDGRFRYVNETFARMCGLKRERLIGARLRDVANPSQRADLMAQYHQRIKGIAQTEVFVIRRTSSRNPGCFEIHGTRVNVHGRPAIFGVSIDITERERQRADLVDASERLQELVASANNVRENERNRVARELHDVIGGMLTAIKFDLSRLSRGIEALDRCRESGKRRGGDASSSLALLALTAAQTLQLTQETIEAVRTVSEGLRPGALDHLGLCDTLSLDLNRFERRYGIATRFHTTGPGQCLDRNREIGIYRIFQEAMTNVARHSKATEVTVSLDWAADRLELEIADNGLGFEVNCGASEGHLGLLGMRERARELHGTLVLDPGPRSGARVRLGVPMLSRANCEKG
- a CDS encoding TetR/AcrR family transcriptional regulator; protein product: MGHSQADKMRSRERILSEAAEQIRDGGLESVSVGKLMRRANLTHGGFYGHFASRADLLAHALERALDDGAAAFEAKKGSTHPDYAATVKSYLSRKHRDSRTTGCAIAALAGDVARAEEPVREVMSAHIEQFVARIDKALGGDPEKALFAVSALIGALVVSRVMADEKHSDAVLAAAKRELLALEENC
- a CDS encoding TetR/AcrR family transcriptional regulator, translating into MGAAISLSRRGGLDSFSISDLGEEIGVSKSCIYQHFESRSELLAEAVLTYAEALSADVIKAAAQAPKGLRRLVRMLDVWLGDYVLRGGCLILRAGSELAGRAENAVSLSVAQAVTTWRGLLALQLKDAAHVGEINPSVDVQHLVFEVFSFALGVQHDHLFLGYPVEFRHSVLRGIFGRHGIEVPVEASHRVLPSGALRHAQTTY
- a CDS encoding 3-keto-5-aminohexanoate cleavage protein → MSRKVILTCAVTGNAPFNRKHPAMPVTPVQIADACVEAAKAGASVAHIHVRDPDTGAGSRDPALFKEVVDRVRASGTDIVLNLTCGLGAFLLPDPEDESRALPDSDVIPVAERVRHLELCLPEIASLDITTGNQVEGKLEFVYLNTTRTLRAMAKRFQELGVKPELEVFSAGDILFGNSMIADGLINGVPLFQMVLGVLWGAPATTETMIYQRSLIPANAQWAAFGIARDEMPMVAQSALLGGNVRVGLEDNLYLSRGVFATNGQLVERARTIIEYLGMSVATPAEARDIMELRTPR
- a CDS encoding SDR family oxidoreductase — translated: MEERVIVTGGADSVGRVIAEQFRASGARVHICDVRADALEATLAANPGMTGTVANVGDPAGVARVVQDAERVFGDVSVLVNNVGIAGPRAALEDISDDDWRDTMEVNVGAMFQFMKRVVPSMKRNRHGVIINFSTGSTRTRLPMRTPYVVSKAAVESLTLNAARELGPFNVRCNAILPGMIDNERMGRIVAGIAHESGRSAADVEADYLKYISLRCKVQPDDLAQTVLFLASGAASKITGELIAVSGNVEWEI